One region of Rhodocaloribacter litoris genomic DNA includes:
- the pstB gene encoding phosphate ABC transporter ATP-binding protein PstB: MEQQKTVSPPEATPDDGQVPAASRADRRKRVPEDVKIDVRDLHFWYGDKPALKGITMQIRARRVTAFIGPSGCGKSTLLRCFNRMNELIPGTRHEGQVLLDGADIYEADPVVLRRRVGMVFQKPNPFPKSIYQNIAWGARINGYRGNMDELVERCLRQAALWDEVKDRLGDNAYGLSGGQQQRLCIARALAVEPDVLLMDEPASALDPIATSKLEETILKLKEHYTVVIVTHNMQQAARISDETAFFYLGELIEMNETEALFTHPAQQRTEDYITGRFG; the protein is encoded by the coding sequence ATGGAACAGCAGAAAACCGTATCTCCGCCCGAAGCGACCCCGGACGACGGGCAGGTGCCGGCCGCCAGCCGGGCCGATCGCCGGAAGCGCGTGCCCGAAGACGTCAAGATCGACGTGCGTGACCTGCACTTCTGGTACGGCGACAAACCGGCGCTCAAGGGCATCACGATGCAGATCCGGGCCCGGCGGGTGACCGCCTTCATCGGCCCTTCCGGCTGCGGCAAGAGCACCCTGCTCCGGTGTTTCAACCGGATGAACGAGCTCATCCCGGGAACCCGCCACGAGGGGCAGGTGCTGCTCGACGGCGCCGACATCTACGAGGCCGACCCCGTGGTGCTGCGGCGCCGGGTGGGCATGGTGTTCCAGAAGCCCAACCCGTTCCCCAAGTCGATCTATCAGAACATCGCCTGGGGGGCGCGCATCAACGGCTACCGGGGCAACATGGATGAGCTGGTGGAGCGCTGCCTGCGGCAGGCGGCGCTCTGGGACGAGGTCAAGGACCGGCTGGGCGACAATGCCTACGGCCTCTCCGGGGGGCAACAGCAACGCCTGTGCATCGCACGGGCCCTGGCCGTCGAACCGGATGTGCTGCTCATGGACGAGCCGGCCAGCGCCCTCGACCCCATCGCCACCAGCAAGCTGGAGGAGACCATCCTCAAGCTCAAGGAGCATTATACGGTCGTCATCGTTACCCATAACATGCAGCAGGCGGCGCGGATCAGCGACGAGACGGCGTTCTTCTACCTCGGCGAACTCATCGAGATGAACGAAACCGAGGCGCTCTTCACGCATCCCGCCCAGCAGCGCACCGAGGATTACATCACCGGCCGCTTCGGCTGA
- a CDS encoding peptidase — protein sequence MPHLYFVFLDGVGLGTADPAVNPLARLHLPAFERLAGGQRWTARAETVATPSLVFRPLDATLGVEGLPQSGTGQATLFTGINCARVAGRHYGPYPHSRTKPVLARHNLFRRLTRLGLPYDEPAAFVNAYPPRFFETAEKRGRWTVTTRCCLDAGLRIRTLDDVLHARALTADLTGITWRTVLGHDVPPLSEAGAGRRLAHLGRQHALVLFEYFLTDKAGHRQNPDEAAAVLQALDRFLSGLLATFDPSQDLLLLTSDHGNLEDLSTRTHTRHPVPLVACGHGAGRFAALHSIEEVTPAVVEAVAAAHAAAG from the coding sequence ATGCCGCACCTCTACTTCGTTTTCCTCGACGGCGTCGGCCTGGGCACGGCCGACCCGGCCGTCAACCCGCTGGCCCGGCTCCACCTGCCCGCCTTCGAACGCCTTGCCGGCGGGCAGCGCTGGACCGCCCGGGCGGAGACCGTCGCCACCCCGTCGCTCGTCTTCCGGCCGCTCGACGCCACCCTCGGCGTGGAGGGACTTCCGCAGAGCGGCACGGGGCAGGCCACCCTTTTCACCGGCATCAACTGCGCCCGGGTGGCCGGCCGCCACTACGGCCCCTACCCCCACTCCCGGACCAAACCCGTCCTCGCCCGGCACAACCTTTTCCGTCGCCTGACCCGCCTCGGCCTCCCGTACGACGAGCCGGCCGCCTTCGTCAACGCCTACCCGCCCCGCTTCTTCGAGACCGCCGAAAAGCGGGGACGCTGGACCGTGACGACCCGCTGCTGCCTGGACGCCGGCCTCCGCATCCGCACCCTGGACGACGTGCTGCACGCACGCGCCCTCACGGCAGACCTCACCGGGATCACCTGGCGTACCGTGCTCGGGCATGACGTCCCGCCCCTTTCGGAAGCCGGAGCCGGGCGACGGCTGGCCCACCTCGGCCGGCAACACGCCCTCGTCCTCTTCGAATACTTCCTGACCGACAAGGCCGGCCACCGGCAGAACCCGGACGAAGCCGCCGCCGTCCTGCAGGCCCTCGACCGCTTCCTGTCCGGGCTGCTCGCAACCTTCGATCCTTCGCAAGACCTGCTCCTGCTCACCAGCGACCATGGCAACCTGGAAGACCTGAGCACCCGCACGCATACCCGCCACCCGGTACCGCTCGTCGCCTGCGGGCACGGGGCCGGGCGCTTCGCCGCCCTCCATTCCATCGAAGAGGTGACCCCGGCCGTCGTCGAAGCCGTTGCCGCCGCCCACGCAGCCGCCGGTTAA
- a CDS encoding PstS family phosphate ABC transporter substrate-binding protein has protein sequence MNILSTRKRFEAGSFASLFLLVCLVLAGCGSGDGPAAEGQLSGSVAVDGSSTVYPLTEAVAEEFMKVHPRVRVTVGVSGTGGGFSKFLRRETDISNASRPIKPSEQTLAEQNGVGYIELPVAYDGLAVVANPQNDWAECLTVEELRRIWEPNSTVTNWNQIRPSFPDRELHLYGAGTDSGTYDYFTAAIVGEEGASRTDFTASEDDNVLVQGISGDVNALGFIPYAYYEENTDRLKLLGVDDGNPDNGEGCILPDAETVQNGTYQPLARPIFIYVRADRAEDPAVKAFVEFYLQNATQLAREVGYVALSDEAYELALERFHQGVTGSIFAGEGSQVGVRVQDLLRMERAAQEEAPAGEQ, from the coding sequence ATGAACATCCTTTCTACCCGGAAACGCTTCGAAGCAGGTTCGTTTGCTTCCCTGTTCTTGCTGGTTTGCCTGGTGCTTGCCGGCTGCGGCTCGGGCGACGGGCCGGCCGCCGAGGGGCAACTCAGCGGCAGCGTGGCCGTCGACGGCTCCAGCACGGTCTACCCGCTGACGGAAGCGGTGGCCGAGGAGTTTATGAAGGTGCATCCCCGCGTGCGTGTGACCGTCGGCGTCAGCGGCACCGGCGGCGGCTTCTCCAAGTTTCTCCGCCGGGAGACGGACATCAGCAACGCCTCGCGTCCGATCAAGCCGAGCGAGCAGACGCTGGCCGAGCAGAACGGCGTCGGCTACATCGAACTGCCGGTGGCCTACGACGGCCTGGCCGTGGTAGCGAACCCGCAGAACGACTGGGCCGAGTGCCTGACGGTGGAGGAACTGCGGCGCATCTGGGAGCCGAACAGCACCGTCACCAACTGGAACCAGATCCGCCCGTCCTTCCCGGACCGGGAGCTGCACCTCTACGGCGCCGGTACCGACAGCGGCACGTACGACTACTTCACGGCGGCCATCGTCGGGGAGGAGGGCGCCAGCCGCACGGACTTCACCGCCAGCGAGGACGACAACGTGCTGGTGCAGGGGATCAGCGGCGATGTCAATGCGCTCGGCTTCATCCCGTATGCCTACTACGAGGAGAACACGGACCGGCTGAAGCTGCTCGGCGTCGACGACGGCAACCCGGACAACGGCGAGGGCTGCATCCTGCCCGACGCCGAGACGGTGCAGAACGGTACCTACCAGCCGCTGGCCCGCCCGATCTTCATCTACGTCCGGGCGGACCGGGCCGAGGATCCGGCGGTGAAGGCGTTCGTCGAGTTCTACCTGCAGAACGCCACGCAGCTGGCCCGTGAAGTGGGCTATGTGGCCCTGTCCGACGAGGCGTATGAGCTGGCGCTCGAGCGCTTCCATCAGGGCGTCACGGGCAGCATCTTCGCCGGCGAGGGGTCGCAGGTGGGCGTCCGCGTGCAGGATCTGCTGCGCATGGAGCGGGCCGCGCAGGAGGAGGCTCCGGCCGGTGAACAGTAA
- a CDS encoding patatin-like phospholipase family protein encodes MVRGTIQKLRRLFSNGEKDQPEFALALSGGGARASYQVGVLKYIARAFPEANFGILTGVSAGAINAAHLANDPNPFPTSIDNLVDSWSNLLSENVYATESSLKFLWNIVRDVEENDRHGWVDTSPLRAYLEEKLHAEDGRLTHISERIRQGSLKAAAIITTSYSTGQTVVWVQGRDIEAWERPNRVAIRTTLTVDHIMASSSIPFLFPAVRIGEAWYGDGGIRLSAPLAPAIHLGADRILAVSTRYARSRREADEPSVIGYPPTAQLIGILMNAIFLDTLDQDAAMLERVNRLLEDVPERRRMGLRPIRLLLLRPSQDLGKLSGEYEHDLRGPLHLLARAFSSDKTKSPDWLSMLLFDRAYTTRLMEIGYEDAARQHDRIAAFLDRKATSFAA; translated from the coding sequence ATGGTACGGGGAACGATCCAGAAGCTGCGCCGGCTGTTCTCCAACGGGGAGAAAGACCAGCCGGAGTTTGCACTGGCGCTCAGCGGGGGCGGGGCCCGGGCGTCGTACCAGGTCGGGGTGCTGAAGTATATCGCCCGCGCCTTTCCCGAGGCGAACTTCGGCATCCTGACCGGGGTCTCGGCCGGGGCCATCAACGCCGCACATCTGGCCAACGATCCGAATCCCTTTCCCACCTCCATCGACAACCTCGTCGATAGCTGGAGCAACCTGCTCTCGGAGAACGTCTACGCCACCGAATCCAGCCTCAAATTCCTCTGGAACATCGTTCGGGACGTGGAGGAGAACGACCGGCACGGCTGGGTGGACACGTCGCCGCTGCGGGCCTACCTGGAGGAGAAGCTGCATGCCGAGGACGGCCGGCTCACGCACATCAGCGAGCGCATCCGGCAGGGCTCCCTCAAGGCGGCGGCCATCATCACGACGAGCTATTCGACCGGCCAGACGGTCGTCTGGGTGCAGGGGCGAGACATCGAGGCCTGGGAACGGCCGAACCGGGTCGCCATCCGCACGACCCTGACCGTCGATCACATCATGGCCTCTTCTTCGATCCCTTTTCTTTTTCCGGCCGTCCGCATCGGGGAGGCCTGGTACGGCGACGGCGGCATCCGCCTTTCGGCGCCGCTGGCGCCGGCCATTCATCTGGGAGCCGACCGCATCCTGGCCGTCTCGACCCGCTATGCCCGGAGCCGGCGCGAGGCCGACGAGCCGAGCGTCATCGGCTACCCCCCCACGGCACAGCTCATCGGCATCCTGATGAATGCCATCTTCCTCGACACGCTCGATCAGGACGCCGCCATGCTGGAGCGCGTCAACCGGTTGCTCGAAGACGTGCCGGAGCGCAGGCGGATGGGCCTGCGCCCCATCCGCCTGCTCCTGCTGCGCCCTTCACAGGACCTCGGCAAGCTCTCCGGCGAATACGAGCACGACCTGCGCGGGCCGCTGCACCTGCTGGCCCGGGCCTTCAGCAGCGACAAAACCAAAAGCCCGGACTGGCTCAGCATGCTGCTCTTCGACCGGGCCTACACCACCCGCCTGATGGAGATCGGCTATGAGGATGCGGCACGGCAACATGACCGCATCGCGGCTTTTCTGGATCGAAAGGCGACCTCTTTTGCCGCTTGA
- the pstC gene encoding phosphate ABC transporter permease subunit PstC: MKRVPSGKGAGSLSLQANLYNSPRERLIKWVLGLSAVLTIFTTLGIAGVLLGESVAFFQQVSFRQFFLDTEWTPQFADKHFGIWPLLSGTLLVTVIAALVALPLGLCSAIYIAEYAPERVRRILKPGLELLAGVPTVVYGYFALTFVTPLLQRVLPQLQVFNALSAGIVVGIMIIPMVASLSEDAFRAVPRALAEGGYALGATKLEVVTRIQLPAALSGIIASFILALSRAIGETMIVTLAAGATPRLTLDPTGSIQTMTAYIVQVSLGDTPQGTVVYQSLFAVGLVLFLITLGMNLGANAVIRRFKESY, from the coding sequence ATGAAGCGTGTCCCATCGGGAAAGGGCGCGGGTTCGTTGTCGTTGCAGGCCAACCTGTACAACAGCCCGCGGGAGCGGCTCATCAAGTGGGTGCTCGGCCTGTCGGCCGTGCTGACGATCTTCACCACGCTCGGCATCGCCGGCGTGCTGCTGGGCGAGTCGGTGGCGTTCTTTCAGCAGGTTTCCTTCCGGCAGTTCTTCCTGGATACGGAGTGGACGCCGCAGTTTGCCGACAAGCACTTCGGCATCTGGCCGCTGTTGAGCGGGACGCTGCTGGTGACGGTGATCGCGGCGCTGGTGGCGCTGCCGCTGGGGCTCTGTAGCGCCATCTACATCGCGGAGTACGCGCCGGAGCGGGTGCGTCGCATCCTCAAACCCGGGCTGGAGCTCCTGGCCGGGGTGCCGACGGTCGTCTACGGGTACTTTGCCCTCACGTTCGTGACGCCGCTGCTGCAACGCGTGCTGCCGCAGCTCCAGGTGTTCAATGCCCTGAGTGCCGGCATCGTCGTGGGGATCATGATCATCCCGATGGTGGCGTCGCTGAGCGAGGATGCTTTCCGGGCCGTGCCGCGCGCGCTGGCCGAAGGAGGGTATGCGCTGGGGGCGACCAAGCTGGAGGTGGTCACGCGGATCCAGCTCCCGGCGGCCCTCAGCGGGATCATCGCCAGCTTCATCCTGGCGCTCAGCCGCGCCATCGGCGAGACGATGATCGTGACGCTGGCGGCCGGGGCCACCCCCCGCCTGACGCTCGACCCCACCGGCTCCATCCAGACCATGACGGCCTACATCGTGCAGGTGAGCCTGGGCGACACGCCGCAGGGCACGGTCGTCTACCAGAGCCTCTTTGCCGTCGGGCTCGTGCTGTTCCTGATCACCCTGGGCATGAACCTCGGCGCCAACGCGGTCATCCGGCGCTTCAAGGAGTCGTACTGA
- a CDS encoding sensor histidine kinase, producing MQVLMRAGMWCGLVPAVAGAERLAGVQGSAEELFYRIGFYLLLTVLVGWITWMLTRRRYERRLLGLMQRLAFFRALCDGASEVLLLLDGARRILEAGGTVPAVFGRIAGSLRGRDFGEMVSPDDRPRLMEALRRVREGAHQPLEVTVADAPAGRLHLDLSPAEVEGRIYFVVRCRPVSEPTASPAPPVAERAQVISFLSQVGHELRTQLTGIIGYADVLEHELAGRHREAARLIGRSGQRLLRMVNEMLTLGRLEAGRMVLEPQAFDVAAEVVEEVQLLLHLAEAKGLGLHVRRPVLPVMATLDRAAFRRILENLLSNAIKYTREGYVAVGLEVKEDRLYLSVRDTGIGISPEFLPHVFDEFARQTAGDSGEEGTGLGLAITRRLVELMDGRIEVTSRPGEGTEFLVELPLHLRVPQAPPVSG from the coding sequence ATGCAGGTTTTGATGCGGGCCGGGATGTGGTGTGGGCTGGTGCCGGCAGTGGCCGGGGCGGAACGGCTCGCCGGGGTGCAGGGCAGCGCGGAGGAGCTTTTCTACCGGATCGGGTTCTACCTCTTGCTGACCGTGCTGGTGGGGTGGATCACGTGGATGCTCACCCGCCGGCGCTATGAGCGCAGGTTGCTGGGCCTGATGCAACGGCTGGCTTTTTTCCGGGCCCTGTGCGACGGCGCTTCCGAGGTGCTGCTCCTGCTCGACGGGGCACGCCGGATCCTCGAAGCCGGAGGGACGGTGCCGGCCGTGTTCGGGCGAATTGCCGGGTCTCTGCGCGGGCGCGACTTCGGGGAGATGGTGTCCCCGGACGACCGGCCCCGGCTTATGGAGGCCCTGCGCCGGGTACGCGAAGGAGCACACCAGCCCCTGGAGGTGACGGTGGCGGATGCCCCCGCCGGCCGGCTCCACCTGGACCTGAGCCCGGCCGAGGTGGAGGGACGGATCTACTTCGTGGTACGGTGCCGGCCCGTGTCCGAACCGACGGCTTCGCCTGCGCCGCCCGTCGCCGAGCGGGCGCAGGTGATCTCTTTCCTTTCACAGGTGGGGCACGAGCTCCGCACGCAGCTGACGGGGATCATCGGTTATGCCGACGTGCTCGAGCATGAACTGGCCGGGCGTCATCGGGAGGCGGCCCGGCTCATCGGGCGCAGCGGGCAACGGCTGCTGCGTATGGTGAACGAGATGCTCACGCTGGGCCGCCTGGAGGCCGGCCGCATGGTGCTTGAGCCGCAGGCGTTCGACGTGGCCGCCGAGGTGGTCGAAGAGGTGCAGTTGCTGCTGCACCTCGCCGAGGCGAAAGGACTTGGCCTGCACGTTCGCCGGCCCGTTCTGCCGGTGATGGCTACCCTGGACCGGGCCGCCTTCCGGCGCATTCTGGAAAACCTGCTCAGCAACGCCATCAAGTATACCCGGGAGGGCTACGTCGCCGTCGGCCTGGAGGTGAAGGAAGACCGGCTGTACCTCTCGGTACGGGACACGGGCATCGGCATCAGCCCCGAGTTTTTGCCCCATGTCTTCGACGAGTTTGCCCGGCAGACGGCCGGAGACAGCGGCGAAGAAGGCACCGGCCTCGGGCTGGCCATCACCCGGCGCCTCGTCGAACTGATGGACGGGCGCATCGAGGTCACCAGCCGGCCGGGTGAGGGAACGGAGTTTCTCGTGGAGCTCCCGCTGCACCTGCGCGTTCCACAGGCGCCTCCGGTCTCCGGTTGA
- a CDS encoding S46 family peptidase codes for MQRSVAFRLAFLLFVAGLAACSAPKETAVVVERVPRPEKPPSTEDAVPAARTRTPLTPFPAGYDTVRARPFDSGKMWTFDNPPLDYFAGAYGFRPDSAWLARARLAALRFGENCSAGFVSPHGLVMTNHHCAREHVSAVNRPGEALLEKGFYARRLEDERRVEGLYVDQLVAIEDVTRRVGASERMEPQMRQRLVEALQQQMTAAAKARDTTLLVQIIPLYNGGKYSAYTFRRYRDVRLVMVPELRLGFFGGAPDNFAYPRYTLDVAFFRVYDPGGRPLSTDNYFPWSTEGAKEGEVVFAIGNPGQTSRLSTVSQLKYERDYGLPQRLAVLQRRAEILADYIRAHPEEADRYHLHNPYFSILNSLEAFQGQLDGLRDPYLIARRTAAERALQAAVFENDSLRAHYGDVWEQIELLQKSKQATSEQARALLYFGNPSLSSHVLTRALYGYVHDLMQQRAFPPERIQAVYDEGIRLKDWPRELEAAFVAQRLKELLAYLGPNDPTMKKILGDQSPDSVAAHLVARTALVDSAAFRAMLDKRFLRSGDPVVPLIEAIAPLYFTLNQQLENFQEREKMLNGRLARARFAVFGTDFPPDASFSLRLSDGVVRGYPYNGTKAPPFTTFYGLYARHHAFFGRPDWMLPELWLAPHPDFDPETPLNLVSTNDIAGGSSGSPLVNRDLQIVGVVFDGNAESLPNQYLYTDEQARTISVDARGILEALDDVYEADRLVAELRSGRLVPSEAEAALPGRD; via the coding sequence ATGCAACGAAGCGTGGCCTTTCGTCTGGCTTTCCTGCTTTTCGTGGCCGGTCTGGCGGCCTGTTCGGCACCGAAAGAGACGGCCGTCGTCGTCGAGCGGGTGCCACGCCCCGAAAAGCCTCCTTCCACGGAAGACGCCGTCCCGGCGGCCCGCACCCGGACGCCGCTGACCCCGTTTCCGGCCGGCTACGATACGGTGCGTGCCCGCCCGTTCGACAGCGGGAAGATGTGGACCTTCGACAACCCGCCGCTCGACTACTTCGCCGGGGCCTACGGCTTTCGGCCGGATAGTGCCTGGCTGGCCCGGGCGCGCCTGGCCGCGCTGCGCTTCGGGGAGAACTGCTCGGCGGGCTTCGTCTCACCCCACGGCCTGGTGATGACGAACCATCATTGCGCCCGTGAACACGTCTCGGCCGTGAACCGCCCGGGCGAGGCGCTGCTGGAGAAAGGGTTCTATGCCCGTCGCCTCGAAGACGAACGCCGCGTCGAAGGGCTCTACGTGGATCAGCTCGTAGCCATCGAGGACGTCACGCGCCGGGTCGGTGCCTCGGAACGCATGGAGCCCCAGATGCGGCAACGCCTGGTCGAGGCCCTGCAGCAGCAGATGACGGCGGCGGCAAAGGCCCGGGATACGACGCTCCTGGTGCAGATCATCCCGCTCTACAACGGGGGCAAATATTCCGCCTATACGTTCCGTCGCTACCGGGATGTGCGCCTCGTCATGGTTCCGGAACTGCGCCTCGGCTTCTTTGGCGGCGCTCCGGACAACTTCGCCTATCCCCGCTACACACTCGACGTCGCCTTCTTCCGCGTCTACGATCCCGGGGGACGGCCGCTCTCGACCGACAACTACTTCCCGTGGAGCACCGAGGGCGCGAAGGAGGGGGAGGTGGTCTTTGCCATTGGCAACCCGGGCCAGACCAGCCGCCTCAGCACCGTCAGCCAGCTCAAGTATGAACGGGACTACGGCCTGCCGCAACGCCTGGCCGTGCTCCAGCGCCGGGCCGAAATCCTGGCGGACTACATCCGCGCCCATCCCGAGGAGGCCGATCGGTACCACCTCCACAATCCGTATTTCTCCATCCTGAACTCCCTGGAGGCGTTTCAGGGGCAACTGGACGGGCTGCGGGACCCCTACCTGATTGCCCGGCGCACGGCGGCCGAACGGGCCTTGCAGGCCGCCGTCTTCGAGAACGACTCGCTGCGGGCACACTACGGCGACGTCTGGGAACAGATCGAACTGCTCCAGAAATCGAAGCAGGCCACCTCCGAACAGGCACGCGCCCTCCTGTATTTCGGCAACCCGTCCCTGAGCTCGCACGTCCTCACCCGCGCCCTCTACGGTTACGTGCACGACCTGATGCAGCAGCGGGCCTTTCCTCCGGAGCGCATCCAGGCCGTCTACGACGAGGGGATCCGCCTCAAGGACTGGCCGCGGGAGCTGGAGGCGGCCTTCGTCGCCCAGCGGCTGAAAGAGTTGCTGGCCTATCTGGGACCGAACGACCCGACGATGAAGAAAATCCTGGGCGATCAATCGCCGGACAGCGTCGCCGCGCACCTGGTCGCCCGTACGGCCCTGGTCGACTCCGCAGCCTTCCGGGCCATGCTCGACAAACGGTTCCTCCGGAGCGGCGATCCGGTCGTTCCGCTGATCGAGGCCATCGCACCGCTCTATTTCACCCTGAACCAGCAGCTGGAAAACTTTCAGGAGCGGGAGAAGATGCTCAACGGCCGGCTGGCCCGGGCCCGCTTTGCCGTCTTCGGTACCGATTTCCCGCCGGATGCCTCCTTCTCGCTACGCCTCTCCGACGGGGTGGTCCGGGGCTATCCCTACAACGGGACGAAGGCCCCGCCCTTCACCACCTTCTACGGCCTCTATGCCCGGCATCATGCGTTCTTCGGGCGGCCGGACTGGATGCTGCCCGAGCTGTGGCTGGCACCCCACCCGGACTTCGACCCCGAAACGCCGCTGAACCTCGTCTCGACGAACGACATCGCGGGCGGTAGCTCCGGCTCGCCCCTCGTCAACCGCGACCTGCAGATCGTAGGGGTGGTCTTCGACGGCAATGCCGAGTCGCTTCCCAACCAGTACCTCTACACGGACGAGCAGGCCCGCACGATCTCCGTCGATGCGCGCGGTATCCTCGAAGCCCTCGACGACGTCTATGAGGCAGACCGGCTGGTGGCCGAGTTGCGTTCCGGGCGGCTCGTGCCGTCGGAGGCGGAAGCGGCCCTGCCCGGGCGGGATTAA
- a CDS encoding DNA-processing protein DprA, whose protein sequence is MSETVTFALALLSLDGVGRVTAGRLLKHFASYEALRRCPREQVLFRLKGVPNAAGLVDLLFDEARMRPHLEAAGERLRALQEKHIALLAPARAEAAAPWPPGLADLPRRLRPVLLYAYGDTALLVRPAVALFARPPLRQEVFETAQALVRHLCASGLVPAAGIDHGFDVVVHKLAAGGAGAHPSILVAACGLARLPAPMRPVAAAAVRAGGLLCSSFPPDHGPYPHDDRERALLLAGLARATVFFEPRPQTPEWAAMTWALEAGRPVFGIPDPDHPPPETLHRLHRHVDFEWITTAARV, encoded by the coding sequence ATGTCCGAAACGGTTACCTTCGCCCTTGCGCTGCTGTCGCTCGACGGCGTCGGCCGGGTGACGGCCGGGCGGCTGCTGAAGCACTTTGCCTCCTACGAAGCGCTCCGGCGCTGCCCGCGCGAGCAGGTGCTCTTCCGCCTGAAGGGAGTGCCGAACGCGGCCGGTCTCGTGGACCTCCTGTTCGACGAGGCACGCATGCGCCCCCACCTGGAGGCTGCCGGGGAACGGCTCCGGGCCTTGCAGGAGAAGCACATCGCCCTGCTCGCACCGGCCCGTGCGGAGGCGGCAGCACCCTGGCCGCCGGGACTGGCGGACCTGCCGCGCCGCCTCCGGCCGGTCCTGCTCTATGCCTACGGCGATACGGCCCTGCTGGTGCGTCCCGCCGTGGCCCTCTTCGCCCGCCCTCCCCTCCGCCAGGAGGTCTTCGAGACGGCCCAGGCCCTCGTCCGGCACCTCTGCGCGAGCGGGCTCGTCCCGGCCGCCGGCATCGACCACGGGTTCGACGTCGTGGTGCACAAGCTGGCCGCGGGCGGAGCCGGCGCCCACCCGTCGATCCTGGTGGCGGCCTGCGGCCTCGCTCGCCTCCCTGCCCCGATGCGGCCGGTCGCCGCCGCCGCCGTGCGGGCCGGCGGGCTCCTGTGCTCCTCCTTCCCCCCGGATCACGGCCCCTATCCCCACGACGACCGGGAACGGGCCCTGCTGCTCGCCGGGCTGGCACGCGCCACCGTCTTCTTCGAGCCGCGCCCGCAGACACCCGAATGGGCGGCCATGACGTGGGCCCTCGAAGCCGGCCGCCCCGTCTTCGGCATCCCGGACCCGGACCACCCGCCCCCCGAAACGCTGCACCGCCTGCACCGCCACGTCGATTTCGAGTGGATCACGACGGCCGCCCGCGTCTAG
- the pstA gene encoding phosphate ABC transporter permease PstA gives MPVTATESRFDLRLAQRKRFGTFMLCLFFLATVFGLLVLLTLLVDVTVTGLRWLDADFLTSFPSRNPEEAGIKSAIVGSLWMMGLTALFAVPLGVGAAVYLEEYAPRGWFLRVIQVNIANLAGIPSVIYGILGLGLFVRFMALERSLLAGSLTMALLILPVIVIATQEALRAVPSGIRESAYALGATRSQVIWSHLLPIATPGILTGVILALSRALGETAPLIMIGALTFIAFLPESVMDPFTVLPIQIFNWTTRPQAAFQELAAAAIIVLMVFLFLMNLSAILLRNHFDKKRAL, from the coding sequence ATGCCTGTCACCGCCACCGAATCCCGGTTCGATCTGCGCCTGGCGCAGCGCAAACGCTTCGGCACATTTATGCTGTGCCTGTTCTTCCTGGCCACCGTCTTCGGCCTGCTGGTGTTGCTGACGTTGCTGGTGGACGTGACGGTGACGGGGCTCCGGTGGCTGGATGCGGACTTCCTGACCTCGTTTCCGTCGCGCAATCCCGAGGAGGCCGGCATCAAGTCCGCCATCGTCGGGTCGCTCTGGATGATGGGGCTGACGGCCCTGTTCGCCGTGCCGCTGGGGGTCGGGGCGGCCGTCTACCTGGAGGAGTACGCCCCGCGCGGGTGGTTCCTGCGGGTGATCCAGGTCAACATCGCCAACCTGGCCGGCATTCCGTCGGTGATCTACGGGATCCTGGGGCTGGGGCTGTTCGTGCGGTTCATGGCGCTGGAACGCAGCCTGCTGGCCGGGTCGCTGACGATGGCGCTGTTGATCCTGCCGGTGATCGTCATCGCCACGCAGGAGGCGCTGCGGGCCGTGCCTTCCGGGATCCGCGAGAGCGCCTATGCGCTGGGGGCCACCCGCTCGCAGGTCATCTGGAGCCATCTCCTGCCCATCGCCACCCCCGGCATCCTCACCGGGGTGATCCTGGCGCTGAGCCGGGCGCTGGGCGAGACGGCCCCGCTGATCATGATCGGGGCCCTCACGTTCATCGCCTTCCTGCCCGAGTCGGTCATGGACCCGTTCACCGTCCTGCCCATCCAGATCTTCAACTGGACCACCCGGCCGCAGGCGGCGTTCCAGGAACTGGCCGCGGCCGCCATCATCGTGCTGATGGTCTTCCTCTTCCTGATGAACCTCAGCGCGATCCTGCTGCGTAACCACTTCGACAAGAAACGGGCGCTCTGA